One Silene latifolia isolate original U9 population chromosome 4, ASM4854445v1, whole genome shotgun sequence DNA segment encodes these proteins:
- the LOC141651754 gene encoding uncharacterized protein LOC141651754 encodes MLEGWSVTTNCSLHKGGRVWLLWRPTVFDVNIIQYDPQFIHARILIKATQQVFLLTIVYAFNEGSERLDLWDNLKSVAGQCDIPWALAGDFNTVLSPEERLGAASKQEDMDTFNDCMSACGMMDIAATGAFFTWTNKQDIGHRKYSRLDRFLVNQERANSFKYFNMWSDAPNFLDTVKSYWNQQIDGTKMFGVVKKLKALKGGLKTLNKECFSDVELNALNEVRFWTKARDSFLQQKAKTQWIDEGDSNTAYFHNNAFLKFYQGVLGSKKGTEHVRMEVLQTGSFCSDEHCTSLLSPVTKEEIKGVVFSIPKDKAPGPDGY; translated from the exons ATGCTTGAGGGATGGAGTGTTACAACCAATTGTAGTCTGCATAAAGGTGGGAGGGTCTGGTTGTTATGGAGGCCTACAGTGTTTGATGTCAACATCATTCAATATGATCCTCAATTCATTCATGCTAGGATCTTAATTAAGGCCACTCAGCAAGTTTTCCTTCTCACTATTGTATATGCTTTCAATGAGGGTTCAGAGAGATTGGATTTATGGGATAATTTGAAGTCAGTTGCAGGTCAGTGTGACATACCTTGGGCTTTAGCAGGGGATTTCAACACTGTTCTTTCTCCAGAAGAGAGACTTGGGGCTGCATCAAAACAGGAGGATATGGATACTTTTAATGATTGCATGTCTGCCTGTGGTATGATGGATATTGCAGCAACTGGTGCTTTCTTCACATGGACAAATAAGCAAGATATTGGTCATAGGAAGTACAGTAGATTGGATAGATTTCTAGTCAATCAAGA GAGAGCAAATAGCtttaaatactttaatatgtggagtgATGCTCCAAATTTTCTTGATACAGTAAAGAGCTATTGGAATCAGCAGATTGATGGTACTAAGATGTTTGGGGTGGTTAAGAAATTGAAGGCTCTAAAGGGAGGACTTAAGACTCTTAACAAGGAGTGTTTTTCAGATGTTGAACTCAAT GCCCTTAATGAGGTAAGATTTTGGACAAAAGCTAGGGATAGTTTTTTACAGCAGAAAGCTAAGACACAATGGATAGATGAAGGGGATAGCAATACTGCTTATTTTCACAAT AATGCTTTCCTAAAGTTTTATCAGGGTGTGCTAGGCAGTAAGAAGGGGACTGAACATGTGAGAATGGAGGTTTTGCAGACTGGTTCCTTCTGCAGTGATGAACATTGTACTTCCTTATTATCACCAGTCACTAAAGAAGAAATTAAAGGTGTTGTGTTCTCTATTCCTAAGGATAAGGCTCCTGGGCCTGATGGATACTAG